From one Geoalkalibacter halelectricus genomic stretch:
- the cbiE gene encoding precorrin-6y C5,15-methyltransferase (decarboxylating) subunit CbiE, which yields MNKKIYVIGAGVEGHEGFGRRSLDLIAQAGLLIGGERQLELFPEHPGRKVSIGNNLAEVVELLTNTQELTVVLTSGDPLFFSIGRYLLRNLPAGDLEFIPNVSSVQYAFAKIKVPWDDAVFISAHGRGLKKAVDRIVANDKAAILTDEINTPKAIATELTARGREGYAAYLCEELGTPRERILATDVKGLLEIEAAPLNVLILIKEYDADGDAYIPTLGIPDEEFAAVKKLITKEEVRVIALAKLQLRHDMCLWDIGAGSGSVSIEADHLLPNGRIFAVERNPQCLQFIRDNLRKFNARNISLVEGEAPACLENLPDPDRVFIGGSGGNLWDILKAVDERLPAEGRIVLNAITLDTLTSSTEFFDNAGYDVEVTAVNISRTRPLTDYKMFEANNPVFVITATKK from the coding sequence ATGAACAAGAAAATCTACGTGATCGGCGCCGGCGTCGAAGGCCATGAGGGATTCGGCCGCCGCTCCCTCGACCTCATCGCCCAAGCCGGGCTGCTCATCGGCGGCGAGCGCCAGTTGGAACTGTTCCCCGAGCACCCTGGGCGCAAGGTCAGCATCGGCAACAACCTCGCCGAGGTGGTGGAACTGCTGACCAACACCCAGGAATTGACGGTGGTGCTGACCTCGGGCGATCCGCTGTTCTTCAGCATCGGCCGCTACCTGCTGCGTAACCTGCCCGCCGGTGATCTCGAGTTCATCCCCAACGTCAGCTCGGTGCAGTACGCCTTTGCCAAGATCAAGGTTCCCTGGGATGACGCGGTCTTTATTTCCGCGCACGGCCGGGGCCTGAAAAAAGCCGTGGATCGCATTGTCGCCAACGACAAGGCGGCGATTCTCACCGACGAGATCAACACGCCCAAGGCCATCGCCACGGAGTTGACGGCGAGGGGCCGCGAGGGCTACGCCGCCTATCTGTGCGAGGAACTGGGCACGCCGCGCGAACGCATCCTCGCCACCGACGTCAAGGGCCTGCTCGAAATCGAGGCCGCCCCCCTCAACGTGCTGATCCTCATCAAGGAATACGACGCAGACGGCGATGCCTACATCCCGACCCTGGGCATTCCCGACGAGGAATTCGCCGCGGTGAAAAAGCTCATCACCAAGGAGGAGGTGCGCGTCATCGCCCTGGCCAAGCTGCAGCTGCGCCACGACATGTGTTTGTGGGACATCGGCGCGGGCTCGGGTTCGGTGAGCATCGAGGCCGATCACCTGCTGCCCAACGGGCGCATCTTCGCCGTCGAGCGCAACCCCCAGTGCCTGCAGTTCATCCGCGACAACCTGCGCAAGTTCAACGCGCGCAACATCTCCCTGGTGGAAGGCGAGGCTCCCGCTTGCCTGGAGAACCTGCCCGATCCCGACCGGGTGTTCATCGGCGGCTCCGGCGGCAACCTCTGGGATATCCTCAAGGCCGTCGATGAGCGCCTGCCGGCCGAGGGGCGCATCGTGCTCAACGCCATCACCCTCGATACCCTGACCAGTTCCACGGAATTCTTCGACAATGCCGGCTACGACGTGGAGGTGACCGCCGTCAACATCTCGCGCACCCGACCGCTGACCGATTACAAGATGTTCGAGGCCAACAATCCGGTCTTCGTCATCACGGCGACGAAAAAATGA
- the cbiD gene encoding cobalt-precorrin-5B (C(1))-methyltransferase CbiD, producing the protein MSEKAPRPLRSGFTTGACAAAAARGAALMLRAQQRVEQVDIRLPAGFTATFALHGQQVSPTTASCFVIKDAGDDPDVTHGAEIHAEVSLSPSTEAIRICGGPGIGRVTKPGLAVAVGEWAINPVPRRMIAEAVLEVFPPGADALRPMVTLSIPDGARRAEQTLNARLGILGGLSILGTTGVVRPISHQAWTDTLEVALDVARAAGCAQVVLSTGRSSEQAAQGALPLQAEAFIMMGDFAAHALEACHRKGFPGIVLAAQFAKLVKIACGHDHTHVRNSRLDLAQLATWARALDLDGGLIKKIEFANTAREVFSELDASHLLVDEVARRALAWIGRRAPGADAGLLLVDYSGQAVRRFGSSWLFAQGTAP; encoded by the coding sequence GTGTCTGAGAAAGCTCCGCGCCCGCTGCGCTCGGGCTTCACCACCGGCGCCTGCGCGGCGGCGGCTGCCCGTGGCGCGGCGCTCATGCTGCGCGCCCAGCAGCGGGTGGAACAGGTGGACATCAGGCTACCGGCCGGGTTCACGGCAACCTTTGCCCTGCACGGGCAACAGGTTTCTCCGACAACGGCGAGTTGCTTTGTCATCAAGGATGCCGGCGACGACCCCGATGTCACCCACGGCGCTGAAATCCACGCCGAGGTTAGTTTGAGCCCGAGCACGGAAGCCATTCGTATTTGCGGCGGCCCGGGCATCGGTCGGGTCACCAAACCGGGACTGGCGGTAGCCGTCGGCGAATGGGCCATCAACCCGGTACCGCGCCGCATGATCGCCGAAGCCGTGCTCGAGGTCTTTCCTCCCGGCGCCGACGCCCTGCGGCCGATGGTGACACTGAGCATTCCCGACGGAGCCCGGCGCGCGGAACAAACCCTCAACGCCCGGCTCGGCATTCTCGGCGGGCTCTCCATTCTGGGCACCACCGGGGTGGTGCGACCCATCTCGCATCAGGCCTGGACCGACACTCTGGAGGTGGCTCTCGACGTGGCCCGCGCCGCCGGGTGCGCGCAGGTCGTGCTCAGCACCGGGCGCAGCAGCGAGCAGGCGGCGCAAGGAGCCTTGCCCCTGCAGGCGGAAGCCTTCATCATGATGGGCGATTTCGCCGCCCATGCCCTGGAGGCCTGTCACCGCAAGGGCTTTCCCGGCATCGTGCTCGCCGCGCAATTTGCCAAACTGGTCAAGATCGCCTGCGGCCACGACCATACCCATGTGCGCAACTCGCGGCTGGATCTGGCGCAATTGGCCACCTGGGCGCGCGCCCTCGACCTTGACGGGGGCCTGATTAAAAAGATAGAGTTTGCCAACACCGCGCGGGAGGTCTTCAGCGAACTCGACGCCTCCCATCTCCTGGTCGACGAGGTCGCACGGCGCGCCCTCGCCTGGATCGGCCGCCGCGCACCCGGTGCCGATGCGGGCCTGCTCCTGGTCGACTACTCCGGTCAGGCGGTACGCCGTTTCGGTTCCTCCTGGCTCTTTGCACAAGGGACTGCTCCATGA